A stretch of Amycolatopsis balhimycina FH 1894 DNA encodes these proteins:
- a CDS encoding SDR family NAD(P)-dependent oxidoreductase, with product MKWTERDIPDQRGRVAVVTGANTGLGFETARALAGHGASVVLAVRDIEKGKKAAARMSGDVSVQELDLTSLESVRAAADALRATHPRIDLLVNNAGVMYTPKQATHDGFELQFGTNHLGHFAFTGLVLDLLLPVAGSRVVTVSSVAHRIRAAIHFDDLQWERSYGRVAAYGQSKLANLMFTYELQRRLAAHGTTIAVAAHPGLSDTELTRNSPAVIRVLSPLIAPLASQKPDMGALPTLRAATDDAVLGGQYYGPDGLGESRGHPRVVTSSPESYDVTVQRRLWSVSEELTGVKFPV from the coding sequence ATGAAGTGGACCGAACGCGACATCCCGGATCAGCGGGGCCGGGTCGCGGTGGTGACCGGCGCCAACACCGGCCTGGGCTTCGAAACCGCCCGTGCGCTGGCCGGGCACGGCGCCTCGGTGGTGCTGGCCGTGCGGGACATCGAGAAGGGCAAGAAGGCGGCTGCGCGCATGTCCGGCGACGTCAGCGTGCAGGAGCTGGATCTGACCTCGCTCGAATCGGTCCGCGCCGCCGCGGACGCGCTGCGCGCCACGCACCCGCGGATCGACCTGCTGGTCAACAACGCCGGCGTGATGTACACGCCGAAGCAGGCCACGCACGACGGGTTCGAGCTGCAGTTCGGCACCAATCACCTCGGCCACTTCGCCTTCACCGGGCTGGTCCTGGACCTCCTGCTGCCCGTGGCCGGGTCCCGCGTGGTGACCGTCAGCAGTGTCGCGCACCGCATCCGCGCCGCGATCCACTTCGACGACCTGCAGTGGGAGCGGTCCTACGGCCGGGTCGCGGCGTACGGCCAGTCGAAGCTGGCGAACCTGATGTTCACCTACGAGCTGCAGCGCCGCCTCGCGGCGCACGGCACCACGATCGCCGTCGCGGCGCACCCCGGCTTGTCCGACACCGAACTCACGCGCAACTCCCCGGCCGTCATCCGGGTGCTCAGTCCCCTGATTGCGCCGCTGGCGAGCCAGAAGCCGGACATGGGCGCGCTGCCGACCCTGCGCGCGGCCACTGACGACGCCGTCCTCGGCGGCCAGTACTACGGCCCGGACGGGCTGGGCGAGTCCCGGGGGCACCCGCGGGTCGTCACGTCCAGCCCGGAGTCCTACGACGTGACCGTCCAGCGACGGCTGTGGTCGGTGTCCGAGGAACTCACCGGCGTGAAGTTCCCGGTGTAG
- a CDS encoding transposase encodes MISVQDADAQDTTGSLAQLRQKLHGCLTRRADALFELADALASAPARVGSLPGLSLEPEFRRGHGSVYAALTRGRIDEPRLRKLLLGTVGSGRDGLVWFAGDVSNWARPEAVCSPQRLVVHDKSARTLTGAPVTSGWPLAVMAALEWGPTSWTTPVDLARLGPADTLTGVTLAAIERVRTGLAAEGRAETPGFVFDAEYDLMALSHHHAAGVHVLGRLRSNQIFHAEPPPPAAGARGRRRRHGDKIALNNPDTLTTPDRVATVDSPRYGQVTLTAWDARHRRLIRDGHWKDHDGPLPIVAGTVLRVEIARLPGGGKPAGPMWLWHAGPTTLDLVTLFAAYQRRFDLEHTFRFLKHDLGWTTPAPLHPDTALRWSWLVLVAYTQLRLARGCVRDLRLPWEKPQPAQVMSPRRVRRDFRRVRGLTGTPANPPKPTRPGPGRPAGSTRPPRTRYPTHRKNSRRGKKPTTR; translated from the coding sequence GTGATCAGTGTGCAGGACGCGGACGCGCAGGACACGACGGGGTCTCTGGCACAGTTGCGGCAGAAGCTGCATGGGTGTCTGACCCGTCGGGCTGATGCCCTGTTCGAGCTGGCCGATGCCCTGGCCAGCGCACCAGCGCGAGTCGGGTCGCTGCCGGGGTTGTCGCTGGAGCCGGAGTTCCGTCGTGGTCACGGCAGTGTGTATGCCGCGCTGACCCGGGGCCGGATCGACGAGCCCCGGCTGCGGAAGCTGCTGCTGGGCACGGTGGGTTCGGGCCGGGATGGGCTGGTGTGGTTCGCCGGGGACGTGTCCAACTGGGCCCGACCGGAGGCGGTGTGCTCGCCGCAGCGGCTGGTGGTGCACGACAAGTCCGCCCGGACGCTGACCGGGGCCCCGGTGACCTCGGGGTGGCCGTTGGCGGTGATGGCCGCGCTGGAATGGGGCCCGACCTCCTGGACCACGCCGGTGGACCTGGCCCGGCTGGGACCCGCTGACACGCTGACCGGAGTGACGCTGGCCGCGATCGAGCGGGTCCGCACCGGTCTGGCCGCCGAGGGCCGGGCCGAGACACCCGGGTTCGTGTTCGACGCCGAATACGACCTGATGGCGTTGAGCCACCACCACGCCGCAGGGGTGCATGTCCTGGGCCGGTTGCGGTCCAACCAGATCTTCCACGCCGAGCCCCCACCACCGGCAGCGGGGGCCCGAGGGCGGCGCCGCCGGCACGGGGACAAGATCGCCTTGAACAACCCCGACACCCTCACCACGCCCGACCGGGTCGCGACCGTGGACTCGCCCCGCTACGGCCAGGTCACCCTGACCGCGTGGGACGCCCGGCACCGGCGGCTGATCCGCGACGGCCACTGGAAGGATCACGACGGGCCGCTGCCGATCGTGGCCGGGACCGTGCTGCGGGTCGAGATCGCACGGCTGCCCGGCGGCGGGAAACCGGCCGGGCCGATGTGGTTGTGGCACGCCGGGCCCACCACGCTGGACCTGGTCACCCTGTTCGCCGCCTACCAGCGCAGGTTCGACCTGGAGCACACGTTCCGGTTCCTCAAACACGACCTCGGGTGGACCACCCCGGCGCCGCTGCACCCGGACACGGCGTTGCGGTGGAGTTGGCTGGTGCTGGTCGCCTACACCCAGCTGCGGCTGGCCCGCGGGTGTGTCCGGGATCTGCGGTTGCCCTGGGAGAAACCCCAGCCAGCACAGGTGATGTCACCGCGGCGGGTCCGACGGGATTTTCGGCGGGTTCGTGGACTGACCGGCACCCCGGCCAACCCACCGAAACCCACCCGCCCCGGCCCCGGACGCCCTGCAGGCTCCACCCGACCACCCCGGACCCGATATCCCACCCACCGCAAGAACAGCCGACGAGGCAAGAAACCCACCACCCGTTAA
- a CDS encoding zf-HC2 domain-containing protein, whose translation MSDYLIVDCALFRESLSAALDGEEGPLPEAEVDRHLRECGACRAWQEEAARLRRSMVREAPVVPDLTAAILATAPHPAREKWAARIALALVGLVQSGLAFAEFLEPGAEHAGHGIGLGVTHLSNESAAWNLALGVGLLWAALRPRAAGAQLPLFGAFALVLGVVSVADLSGGQVGAGRLLTHVFLLIGLGLMYVVHREHRRRPAPAPLTAGALDTGDDDVQLPGHGLPAPLAPVRHRFPRRPASRHRAA comes from the coding sequence ATGAGCGACTACCTCATCGTGGACTGCGCACTTTTCCGGGAATCGCTCTCCGCCGCGCTCGACGGCGAGGAGGGCCCGCTGCCCGAAGCCGAGGTGGACCGCCACCTGCGTGAGTGCGGCGCCTGCCGCGCCTGGCAGGAGGAGGCCGCGCGGCTGCGCCGGTCGATGGTGCGCGAGGCACCGGTGGTGCCCGACCTCACGGCCGCGATCCTCGCCACGGCACCCCATCCCGCGCGGGAGAAGTGGGCGGCCCGGATAGCACTGGCGCTCGTCGGGCTCGTGCAGTCCGGACTCGCCTTCGCCGAGTTCCTCGAGCCCGGCGCGGAGCACGCCGGCCACGGCATCGGGCTGGGCGTCACCCACCTGAGCAACGAAAGCGCGGCCTGGAACCTGGCGCTGGGCGTCGGCCTGCTGTGGGCAGCGCTGAGGCCCCGCGCAGCCGGAGCGCAACTGCCGCTCTTCGGCGCGTTCGCGCTGGTGCTCGGCGTGGTGTCGGTGGCCGACCTGTCCGGCGGCCAGGTCGGCGCCGGACGGCTGCTCACCCACGTCTTCCTGCTCATCGGGCTGGGGCTGATGTACGTCGTCCACCGCGAGCACCGCCGCCGCCCGGCGCCGGCACCGTTGACAGCCGGCGCGCTCGACACCGGAGACGACGACGTGCAGCTTCCCGGGCACGGCCTGCCCGCACCGCTCGCCCCGGTCCGCCACCGGTTCCCCCGGCGACCCGCCAGCCGGCACCGCGCGGCCTGA
- a CDS encoding GlxA family transcriptional regulator: MADAEEAVRRVVIVAYDDVQILDVACPSGALEIANSHGAVPPYAVELATVSGKAARSSSGIVLAGARRLATVTGRIDTTLVVGGAGTHEAAVDDRLLTQVRRLARRSRRIASVCTGTFVLAAAGLLDERRVTTHWGYAQLLAAKFPAVTVDAAPLYIRDGDVYTSAGVTSALDLTLALIEDDHGPTVGREVARELVTYLHRPADQAQISVFLSAPPPANRLVRDLLGHISAHLAEDLSPPSLAARAGVTTRHLTRLFATHLGRTPARVVRAARTEAAAHLARGSELPLAAVARRCGFTSASTLRQAFLDHYGVSGDAIRRMPDMPRPLAAPATQTPGA, encoded by the coding sequence GTGGCCGATGCCGAAGAAGCCGTCCGGCGCGTGGTGATCGTCGCGTACGACGATGTGCAGATCCTCGACGTCGCGTGTCCCAGCGGGGCACTGGAGATCGCGAACTCGCACGGGGCCGTGCCGCCGTACGCCGTCGAGCTGGCCACGGTCTCGGGGAAGGCCGCGCGCAGCTCGTCCGGGATCGTGCTGGCCGGGGCGCGCCGGCTGGCCACGGTGACCGGGCGGATCGACACGACGCTGGTCGTCGGCGGCGCCGGCACGCACGAGGCAGCCGTCGACGACCGGTTGCTGACACAGGTGCGGCGGCTCGCGCGCCGCAGCCGCCGGATCGCCTCGGTGTGCACGGGGACCTTCGTGCTCGCCGCGGCCGGGCTGCTGGACGAACGCCGGGTCACCACGCACTGGGGGTACGCGCAGCTGCTGGCGGCCAAGTTCCCCGCGGTGACGGTGGACGCGGCCCCGCTGTACATCCGGGACGGCGACGTCTACACCTCGGCCGGCGTGACCAGCGCGCTGGACCTCACCCTGGCGCTGATCGAGGACGACCACGGCCCGACCGTGGGCCGGGAGGTCGCCCGCGAGCTGGTCACCTACCTGCACCGCCCGGCCGACCAGGCCCAGATCAGCGTGTTCCTGTCCGCCCCGCCGCCCGCCAACCGGCTGGTGCGCGACCTGCTCGGCCACATCTCCGCGCACCTGGCCGAGGACCTGAGCCCGCCGTCGCTGGCGGCGCGGGCCGGGGTCACCACCCGGCACCTCACGCGGCTGTTCGCCACCCACCTGGGCCGGACCCCGGCCCGCGTGGTGCGGGCCGCCCGGACCGAAGCCGCCGCACACCTGGCGCGGGGCAGCGAGCTGCCGCTGGCCGCGGTCGCCCGCCGCTGCGGGTTCACCTCGGCGTCGACGTTGCGGCAGGCGTTCCTCGACCACTACGGCGTCAGCGGGGACGCGATTCGCCGGATGCCGGACATGCCGCGTCCCCTCGCCGCGCCGGCCACCCAGACTCCCGGGGCATGA
- a CDS encoding DJ-1/PfpI family protein — MTSAQTTRRTVLTGVAAAAALGLTTGTANAGTPGPRIGILLYDGFSLLDPTGPAELLSRLPGATVTMLAEHRGPVRTDTRQVSVLAERSVAEIDRLDVLLVPGAGNRGTVATMQNPVLLDWIRRVHRHTTWTTSVCTGALILGAAGLLRDRATTYWASASYLESTFGVKYVPERYVRVGKVITAAGVSAGIDLALYLASLIAGEETARAVQLAVEYDPHPPFGSGSATTASPELKALALRLLAESQE; from the coding sequence ATGACGAGTGCGCAGACAACCCGCAGGACCGTGCTGACCGGTGTGGCGGCAGCCGCGGCGCTGGGACTCACGACCGGCACCGCGAACGCGGGGACGCCGGGCCCGCGGATCGGCATCCTGCTCTACGACGGCTTCAGCCTCCTGGACCCGACCGGCCCCGCCGAGCTGCTGTCGCGGCTGCCGGGCGCGACCGTGACGATGCTCGCCGAGCACCGCGGCCCGGTCCGCACCGACACCCGGCAGGTCTCGGTGCTCGCCGAACGCTCGGTGGCCGAGATCGACCGGCTCGACGTGCTCCTGGTGCCCGGAGCGGGCAACCGCGGCACGGTCGCCACGATGCAGAACCCCGTCCTGCTCGACTGGATCCGCCGCGTCCACCGGCACACGACGTGGACGACGTCGGTCTGCACCGGCGCGCTGATCCTCGGCGCGGCCGGCCTGCTCCGCGACCGCGCGACGACGTACTGGGCCTCAGCGAGCTACCTCGAGAGCACGTTCGGCGTGAAGTACGTGCCCGAACGGTACGTCCGGGTCGGCAAGGTCATCACCGCCGCCGGCGTGTCCGCGGGCATCGACCTGGCCCTCTACCTCGCGTCCTTGATCGCCGGCGAGGAAACCGCCCGAGCCGTCCAGCTCGCCGTCGAATACGACCCGCACCCGCCGTTCGGCTCCGGCAGCGCCACCACCGCGAGCCCGGAGCTCAAAGCCCTCGCCCTGCGGCTGCTGGCCGAATCCCAGGAGTAG
- a CDS encoding maleylpyruvate isomerase family mycothiol-dependent enzyme encodes MSQLVDRTITALRSEYDTLAGLVGTLTDDQLAATGGAAEWTVAQVLSHLGSGAEIGRAPIARAAGETVAAEENQAVWARWDAATPRAQAEGFLESNRRWLETVEALTPGQRESLTVDLGFLPEPVPLVTALGMRLSEVANHSWDVRVAFDPDARVDAGSADVLVELHAGHLGFMLGFLAKPAELAKPVSVAVPGGALVIDDAVTVVSGLESPSATFDGPAEAFVRLLSGRLKAPYDQGVTVEGDVTLDDLRRVFPGF; translated from the coding sequence ATGAGTCAACTCGTGGATCGCACGATCACCGCCCTCCGCTCCGAGTACGACACGCTCGCCGGCCTGGTCGGTACCCTCACCGACGACCAGCTGGCCGCCACCGGCGGTGCCGCGGAATGGACCGTCGCCCAGGTTCTTTCCCACCTCGGCAGCGGTGCCGAGATCGGCCGCGCGCCGATCGCGCGGGCCGCCGGGGAAACCGTGGCGGCCGAAGAAAACCAGGCCGTCTGGGCCCGCTGGGACGCGGCCACACCGCGTGCGCAGGCCGAGGGTTTCCTGGAGTCCAACCGCCGCTGGCTCGAAACGGTCGAGGCGCTCACGCCCGGGCAGCGCGAGTCGCTGACCGTCGACCTCGGCTTCCTGCCGGAGCCGGTGCCGCTGGTGACCGCCCTGGGCATGCGGCTCAGCGAGGTGGCCAACCACTCGTGGGACGTGCGCGTGGCCTTCGACCCGGACGCTCGCGTGGACGCCGGCTCGGCCGACGTGCTCGTCGAACTCCACGCCGGGCACCTGGGCTTCATGCTGGGCTTCCTCGCCAAGCCGGCCGAGCTCGCGAAGCCGGTGTCCGTCGCGGTTCCCGGCGGCGCATTGGTGATCGACGACGCGGTCACCGTGGTGTCCGGCCTCGAGTCGCCTTCCGCGACGTTCGACGGGCCGGCGGAAGCGTTCGTCCGGCTGCTCAGCGGCCGCCTCAAGGCACCGTACGACCAGGGCGTCACCGTCGAGGGCGACGTCACGCTCGACGACCTGCGCCGCGTGTTCCCCGGCTTCTGA
- the acpA gene encoding acid phosphatase, whose translation MGSWTVLRGAVVAAAVPALLASAGTAVARPDHGGHGRGIDHIVVIYEENHSFDNLFGGWEGVDGLRQARPQTQVAPDGRALPCLPQNDVNLTSPPLPVTCTGTIGTTAVSSAFTNRPFEIDRYVQPADTTCPAPGVFLPNGVPKGQGLPGGCTRDLVHRFYNEQYQIHGGAMDRYVAGSDAVGLTMGHYDTRGLPIYEYLHGRHAPDYVVADHFFQGSFGGSFLNHQWLITPNTPTWPGAVRDGGADDLHSIVGPDGSPAGTPLHPATPGTADRALTQAATADGGCVVPAAVGAPPAGTVCGDYAVNTVQPPYQPYQPGTPVSRRLPPQTTPTIGDRLSAAKVDWAWYSGGWDNANGNVGGPGWTNGTTPGTCTSPRTAAGAVYPNCPDATFQYHHQPFNYYADLAPGTPARAAHLRDEADFVSAAKSGHLKPVSFVKPVGEENEHPGYASEDAGSRHLVDLLEAVENGPDAEHTLVVVTYDEFGGQWDHVAPPAGRHAVADQWGPGTRIPALLISPQLRRPFGVDHTSHDTTSIMATIEHRFHLAPLGTRDARVADLLTFCG comes from the coding sequence ATGGGGTCCTGGACGGTTCTGCGAGGCGCCGTGGTCGCCGCGGCGGTGCCGGCTCTGCTGGCGAGCGCCGGCACAGCGGTTGCGCGCCCTGACCACGGTGGTCACGGCCGGGGGATCGACCACATCGTGGTGATCTACGAGGAGAACCACAGCTTCGACAACCTGTTCGGCGGCTGGGAAGGTGTCGACGGTCTGCGGCAGGCCCGGCCGCAGACCCAGGTGGCGCCGGACGGCCGGGCGTTGCCGTGCCTGCCGCAGAACGACGTGAACCTCACGTCGCCGCCGCTGCCGGTCACCTGCACCGGGACGATCGGGACGACGGCGGTCAGCTCGGCGTTCACCAACCGCCCGTTCGAGATCGACCGCTACGTCCAGCCCGCCGACACGACGTGCCCGGCCCCGGGAGTGTTCCTGCCCAACGGCGTGCCCAAGGGACAGGGGCTGCCCGGCGGCTGCACCCGCGACCTGGTCCACCGCTTCTACAACGAGCAGTACCAGATCCACGGCGGCGCGATGGACCGCTACGTCGCGGGCAGCGACGCCGTCGGGCTGACCATGGGCCACTACGACACGCGCGGCCTGCCGATCTACGAGTACCTGCACGGCCGGCACGCGCCGGACTACGTGGTCGCCGACCACTTCTTCCAGGGCTCGTTCGGCGGGTCGTTCCTCAACCACCAGTGGCTGATCACCCCGAACACGCCGACCTGGCCCGGGGCGGTGCGCGACGGCGGCGCCGACGACCTGCACTCGATCGTGGGGCCGGACGGCTCCCCCGCGGGCACCCCGCTGCACCCGGCGACTCCCGGCACGGCCGACCGGGCACTGACCCAGGCCGCGACCGCCGACGGCGGCTGCGTCGTCCCCGCGGCCGTGGGAGCGCCGCCGGCCGGAACCGTGTGCGGCGACTACGCGGTCAACACCGTCCAGCCGCCCTACCAGCCGTACCAGCCGGGTACCCCGGTGTCGCGGCGGCTGCCGCCGCAGACCACGCCGACCATCGGCGACCGCCTGTCGGCCGCGAAGGTGGACTGGGCCTGGTACTCCGGCGGCTGGGACAACGCCAACGGCAACGTCGGCGGCCCCGGCTGGACCAACGGCACCACCCCGGGAACCTGCACCAGCCCGCGCACCGCGGCCGGCGCGGTCTACCCGAACTGCCCCGACGCCACCTTCCAGTACCACCACCAGCCGTTCAACTACTACGCCGACCTGGCGCCCGGCACGCCGGCCCGCGCCGCCCACCTGCGCGACGAGGCCGACTTCGTCAGCGCCGCCAAGTCGGGCCACCTCAAGCCGGTGAGCTTCGTCAAGCCGGTGGGTGAGGAGAACGAGCACCCCGGGTACGCCAGCGAGGACGCCGGCAGCCGCCACCTCGTCGACCTGCTCGAGGCCGTGGAGAACGGCCCGGACGCCGAGCACACCCTGGTCGTGGTCACCTACGACGAGTTCGGCGGCCAGTGGGACCACGTGGCACCCCCGGCCGGCCGGCACGCCGTCGCGGACCAGTGGGGACCGGGCACCCGCATCCCCGCCCTGCTGATCTCGCCGCAGCTGCGCCGGCCGTTCGGCGTGGACCACACCTCCCACGACACCACGTCGATCATGGCCACCATCGAGCACCGCTTCCACCTGGCCCCCTTGGGCACCCGCGACGCGCGGGTGGCCGACCTGCTCACCTTCTGCGGGTGA
- a CDS encoding (Fe-S)-binding protein: protein MKVAVFVTCINDSLFPGTGKAVFRLLRRLGVDADFPAAQTCCGQPMVNTGYLDEAVPVVRAFASAFAGYDHIVTPSGSCAGSARHQHGLVARRAGEPGLAGAGPKVSELSEFLVDVLGVTDVGAYFPHRVTYHPTCHSLRMLGVGDKPLRLLRAVRGLDLAELPAAEECCGFGGTFAVKNAETSTAMGADKARHVRETGAEVLVAGDNSCLLHVGGLLSRQRSGVRVLHLADVLASTEEDA from the coding sequence ATGAAGGTCGCCGTGTTCGTCACCTGCATCAACGACTCGCTCTTCCCGGGCACGGGCAAGGCGGTCTTCCGGCTGCTGCGCCGCCTCGGCGTGGACGCGGACTTCCCGGCGGCGCAGACCTGCTGCGGCCAGCCGATGGTCAACACCGGCTACCTCGACGAGGCCGTGCCGGTGGTCCGCGCGTTCGCGAGCGCGTTCGCCGGTTACGACCACATCGTCACGCCGTCCGGTTCGTGCGCGGGCTCGGCCCGGCACCAGCACGGGCTGGTCGCGCGGCGCGCGGGGGAGCCCGGGCTGGCCGGGGCCGGGCCGAAGGTGTCCGAGCTGAGCGAATTCCTCGTCGACGTGCTCGGCGTGACCGACGTCGGCGCCTACTTCCCGCACCGCGTCACCTACCACCCGACCTGCCACTCGCTGCGCATGCTCGGCGTCGGCGACAAACCGCTGCGGCTGCTGCGGGCGGTGCGCGGGCTCGACCTCGCCGAGCTGCCCGCCGCGGAAGAATGCTGCGGCTTCGGCGGCACGTTCGCCGTGAAGAACGCCGAGACGTCCACCGCCATGGGCGCGGACAAGGCGCGCCACGTAAGGGAAACCGGGGCCGAAGTGCTCGTCGCCGGCGACAATTCGTGCCTGCTGCACGTCGGCGGCCTGCTGTCGCGGCAGCGGTCCGGCGTCCGCGTGCTGCACTTGGCCGACGTGCTGGCTTCGACCGAGGAGGACGCGTGA
- a CDS encoding LLM class flavin-dependent oxidoreductase: MASGTGPRIAVALDGAGWHPAAWREPGARPRELLTAGYWTDLVREAEAGKLDFVTIEDSLALQTGHPLDRPGERTDIVQGRLDAVLTAARVAPLTSHIGLVPTAVVTHTEPFHLSKAIATLDYVSTGRAGVRVQVAGRADDNRHFGRRDIGEFRLEDAAEPDKPSPLSDLFDEAADYVEVLRRLWDSWEDDAEIRDVATGRFVDRGKLHYIDFAGRWFSVKGPSITPRPPQGQPPVTALAHAAVPYRLAARSADVVYVTPFDREQATTIVAAVRAEQDRAGRAGETLHVFGDVVVFLGETEQAAADRKARLDDLAGAEFTSDALVFTGTPAGLADLLLDWHGAGLTGFRLRPGAIPHDLTAITRGLVPELRSRGAFRTEYEASTLRGLLGLARPANRYAAV; encoded by the coding sequence ATGGCATCAGGAACCGGCCCACGGATCGCTGTCGCACTGGACGGGGCGGGCTGGCACCCCGCCGCGTGGCGCGAACCCGGCGCGCGGCCCCGAGAGCTCCTCACCGCCGGTTACTGGACCGATCTGGTCCGCGAAGCCGAGGCCGGCAAGCTGGACTTCGTCACCATCGAGGACTCGCTGGCCCTGCAGACCGGGCACCCCCTCGACCGGCCGGGCGAGCGGACCGACATCGTCCAGGGCCGCCTCGACGCCGTGCTCACCGCCGCCCGCGTCGCCCCGCTGACCTCGCACATCGGGCTCGTACCGACCGCGGTCGTCACCCACACCGAGCCGTTCCACCTGTCCAAAGCCATCGCCACGCTCGACTACGTCAGCACCGGACGGGCCGGTGTCCGCGTGCAGGTCGCCGGGCGCGCCGACGACAACCGGCACTTCGGGCGCCGCGACATCGGGGAGTTCCGGCTCGAGGACGCCGCCGAGCCGGACAAGCCCAGCCCCCTGTCCGACCTGTTCGACGAAGCCGCCGACTACGTCGAGGTGCTGCGCCGGCTGTGGGACAGCTGGGAGGACGACGCCGAGATCCGCGACGTCGCCACCGGCCGGTTCGTCGACCGCGGCAAGCTGCACTACATCGACTTCGCGGGACGCTGGTTCTCGGTCAAGGGCCCCTCGATCACCCCGCGCCCGCCGCAGGGCCAGCCCCCGGTCACCGCGCTGGCCCACGCCGCCGTCCCCTACCGCCTCGCCGCCCGCTCCGCCGACGTCGTCTACGTGACGCCCTTCGACCGCGAGCAGGCCACGACGATCGTCGCGGCGGTGCGCGCCGAGCAGGACCGAGCCGGACGCGCCGGCGAGACGCTGCACGTCTTCGGCGACGTCGTCGTGTTCCTCGGCGAGACCGAGCAGGCCGCCGCCGACCGCAAGGCCCGGCTCGACGACCTGGCCGGCGCGGAATTCACCTCCGACGCCCTGGTCTTCACCGGCACCCCGGCCGGCCTCGCCGACCTGCTGCTCGACTGGCATGGCGCCGGGCTCACCGGCTTCCGCCTGCGGCCGGGCGCGATCCCGCACGACCTGACCGCCATCACCCGCGGGCTGGTGCCCGAGCTGAGGTCCCGCGGAGCGTTCCGCACCGAGTACGAGGCGAGCACCCTGCGCGGGCTGCTCGGCCTCGCCCGCCCCGCCAACCGCTACGCCGCTGTCTGA
- a CDS encoding NtaA/DmoA family FMN-dependent monooxygenase (This protein belongs to a clade of FMN-dependent monooxygenases, within a broader family of flavin-dependent oxidoreductases, the luciferase-like monooxygenase (LMM) family, some of whose members use coenzyme F420 rather than FMN.): MSRKQIHLAAHFPGVNNTTVWSDPAAGSHIEFSSFVKLAQTAERAKFDFFFLAEGLRLREQNGQIYDLDVVGRPDTFTVLSALAAVTERLGLAGTINSTFNEPFEVARQFASLDHLSAGRAGWNVVTSWDAFTGENFRRGGFLPQDQRYERAETFLRTAWELFDSWRGDEIAADQATGEFVKDPAAGAFAHHDAHFDIEGRFPVPRSPQGRPVIIQAGDSEEGREFAAATADAIFSRYGTLEAGQAFYSDVKGRLAKYGRTNEQLVILPAATFVLGDTDADAHERAHVIRRQQVSAQTAIKFLEQLWNTDLSGHDPDGPLPSTDPVVDGSTIAPGRASVRMYRDPVATAREWRQLAEAKNLSTRDLIVEVTGRQTFIGSPATVAAAIDDLVQADASDGFILVPHVTPGGLDEFADTVVPLLQERGSFRTEYTGSTLRAHLGIEPAGT, translated from the coding sequence ATGTCCCGGAAGCAGATCCACCTCGCGGCGCACTTCCCCGGCGTCAACAACACGACCGTGTGGAGCGACCCCGCGGCCGGCAGCCACATCGAGTTCAGCTCCTTCGTCAAGCTCGCGCAGACCGCCGAGCGCGCGAAGTTCGACTTCTTCTTCCTCGCCGAAGGCCTGCGGCTGCGCGAGCAGAACGGGCAGATCTACGACCTCGACGTCGTCGGCCGCCCGGACACCTTCACCGTGCTGTCCGCGCTGGCCGCGGTCACCGAGCGGCTGGGACTGGCCGGCACGATCAACTCGACGTTCAACGAGCCCTTCGAAGTGGCCCGGCAGTTCGCCTCGCTCGACCACCTCTCGGCCGGGCGCGCCGGGTGGAACGTCGTCACGTCGTGGGACGCCTTCACCGGCGAGAACTTCCGCCGCGGCGGGTTCCTGCCGCAGGACCAGCGCTACGAGCGCGCCGAGACGTTCCTGCGCACCGCCTGGGAGCTGTTCGACTCCTGGCGCGGCGACGAGATCGCCGCCGACCAGGCGACCGGCGAGTTCGTGAAGGATCCCGCCGCGGGCGCCTTCGCCCACCACGACGCCCACTTCGACATCGAGGGCCGGTTCCCGGTGCCGCGCAGCCCGCAGGGCCGCCCGGTGATCATCCAAGCCGGCGACTCCGAGGAGGGCCGCGAGTTCGCCGCGGCCACCGCCGACGCGATCTTCAGCCGCTACGGCACCCTCGAAGCGGGCCAGGCGTTCTACTCCGACGTCAAGGGCCGCCTGGCGAAGTACGGCCGGACGAACGAGCAGCTGGTGATCCTGCCCGCGGCGACCTTCGTGCTCGGCGACACCGACGCCGACGCCCACGAGCGCGCCCACGTCATCCGGCGGCAGCAGGTCAGCGCGCAGACCGCGATCAAGTTCCTCGAGCAGCTCTGGAACACCGATCTGTCCGGCCACGACCCGGACGGCCCGCTCCCGTCGACGGACCCGGTGGTCGACGGATCCACGATTGCGCCCGGCCGCGCCAGCGTCCGTATGTACCGCGACCCCGTGGCCACGGCCCGCGAATGGCGGCAGCTCGCCGAGGCGAAGAACCTGTCCACCCGCGACCTGATCGTCGAGGTCACCGGCAGGCAGACGTTCATCGGCTCGCCCGCGACGGTGGCCGCGGCGATCGACGACCTCGTCCAGGCCGACGCGAGCGACGGCTTCATCCTCGTCCCGCACGTGACGCCCGGCGGCCTCGACGAGTTCGCCGACACGGTCGTGCCGCTGCTGCAGGAGCGCGGCTCGTTCCGGACCGAGTACACCGGTTCCACCCTGCGCGCCCACCTCGGGATCGAGCCGGCCGGGACGTGA